CGTGGCCCTTGTAGCGCTTCAGGACGAGCAGCGAGCGCGTCGCGTCGATGCGGAAGTACCGCTCCAGCAGGTCGGTGCCGTCGAGCGCGTCCCGGAGGTTCGCGCGCACGCTCTCGGGGTCCGTCTCGCGGAGCAGTCGGGGCACGTCCACCTTCCGGTTGAGGGGCATCGCGAGCGTGAAGCCGTTGTCGGCGACGGAGACGGCGACGTTCGCGTTCGCCTCGTTCGCACACCGGTACGCGAGCAGACGGGAGAGGCCGTCGTTGAACCGCCGGCCGTAGGGCGTGCGGACGTGGTAGCGCCGCCGGTACTCGTCGCGGTCTTTCACCTGCTCGATTGCGATGCGGTCCTCGGTGCTGACGCTCTCCGTACCTGCGTACTCGATTTGGTGGTCGTACATCCGGGCGAGCGCCCTGACCGCGTTCCCGTCGACGGGGAACTCGCGCAGCCACCGGCGCACCGCGGCCGCCCCGCCTTGCGCGTGTTTCTCCACGAGTTCGGACTGGAAGCGCGCGATTTCGCGGCCGAGGTCGTAGGAGAGGGGGAGGCGCTCGGAGAACCACGACGGCACCGTCGCGCGCTCGCTCGTCCGGTCGACGTACACCTTCGACCCGCGCCGGTACCGGTACGCGAACCGGTCGCCGCCGAGCACGAACACGTCCCCGGCTTCGAGCGTGTCGAGGTAGCTCTCGTCCAGTTGGCCGACCCAGTCGTCGTCGCCGCGAACGTAGACGTTCACCGAGAAGGAGTCCGGAATCGTGCCGAGGTTCTGGAGGAGAATCGGGCGCGCGAGCCGGCCGCGCTTCCCGATTAGGGTCTCGCCCACCTCGAAGTCGGGGTAGTGGTGGGTGCCCGACGTGGGGTCGTCCGTGTCGCCGTCGTCGCCCCCCGGCGGGTCGTTCTCGTCGCGCCACACCTTCGCGTAGACGTTCCGGTCTTCGAGGCCGTCGTAGTCCGCGGTGAGATACCGGAGCAGTTGCTCGTACTCGGTCTCACTGTACTCCCGGTAGGGGTACGCCGACCGGAGCGTCGCCTTCACCTCGGCCTCCTTGAGGGGTCCCGCAATCGCCATCCCGTAGACGTGCTGGGCGGCCACGTCTTGGGCGCGCTCGGGGATGTGGACGCGGTCCACGAACCCCCGTTCGGCCTGCCGGAGCATCACCGCGCACTCCACGAGTTCGTCGCGGTCCAGCGCGACGACGCGCCCCGTCACCGTCCGGCCGGGGCGGTGGCCGGCGCGCCCGACGCGCTGGAGCAGGCTGGCGACGGACTTCGGCGACCCGACCTGCACCACCAAATCGACGTGGGGCATGTCGATGCCGAGTTCGAGGCTCGTCGACGTGGTGGTCACGTCGAGAGAGCCCTCCTTCAGTTGCTTCTCGACTTCCTGTCTGCGGTCCTTCGAGAGCGACCCGTGGTGGCAGGCCGACGCGTCCTCGC
The nucleotide sequence above comes from Halobacterium litoreum. Encoded proteins:
- a CDS encoding ATP-dependent helicase, which gives rise to MGTESEALTGPAATDREVLESLAPAVREWWVDQFGPPEQNGGCLTPPQREAVPLVRDGENALVAAPTGSGKTLASFTAILNELFERERADGLDNAVYCLYVSPLKSLANDIERNLAEPLSGIAERLADRGVETDVRQAIRHGDTSDYERRQMLEETPHILNTTPETLAILLNSPKFREKLASVEYVVVDEIHSLADSKRGTHLSVSLERLQRLADGFTRIGCSATVEPLSDIARFLVGFERAEPRSAEHASGQRPRDDHDERTARDCEIVDARFARDYDLELHCPTPDLVNASRGAVNDAFYDELGDLIADYDSTLVFTNTRSGAERVLETLRERGVASEDASACHHGSLSKDRRQEVEKQLKEGSLDVTTTSTSLELGIDMPHVDLVVQVGSPKSVASLLQRVGRAGHRPGRTVTGRVVALDRDELVECAVMLRQAERGFVDRVHIPERAQDVAAQHVYGMAIAGPLKEAEVKATLRSAYPYREYSETEYEQLLRYLTADYDGLEDRNVYAKVWRDENDPPGGDDGDTDDPTSGTHHYPDFEVGETLIGKRGRLARPILLQNLGTIPDSFSVNVYVRGDDDWVGQLDESYLDTLEAGDVFVLGGDRFAYRYRRGSKVYVDRTSERATVPSWFSERLPLSYDLGREIARFQSELVEKHAQGGAAAVRRWLREFPVDGNAVRALARMYDHQIEYAGTESVSTEDRIAIEQVKDRDEYRRRYHVRTPYGRRFNDGLSRLLAYRCANEANANVAVSVADNGFTLAMPLNRKVDVPRLLRETDPESVRANLRDALDGTDLLERYFRIDATRSLLVLKRYKGHEKSASKQQVASEMLLGFAEELEDFAVIDETYRELIEDKLDLAGVREVLAGVRDGDVEVTETTLRSPSPLSFGLATLSASDVVLADDEDAVLREFHERVREQVED